One stretch of Mangifera indica cultivar Alphonso chromosome 9, CATAS_Mindica_2.1, whole genome shotgun sequence DNA includes these proteins:
- the LOC123226547 gene encoding cysteine and histidine-rich domain-containing protein RAR1-like isoform X1, with product MEKQQQNEQVVKLRCKRIGCDAVFTEDDNPEGSCTYHASGPIFHDGMKEWSCCKRRSHDFSLFLEIPGCKTGKHTTEKPVLTKATPKPAVSAPSAAPPSSTSAKELCPRCQQGFFCSDHGSQAKEPKHSVTTTPAETDVEAQVPPAPVKRIDINQPQTCKNKGCGKTFKERDNHETACSYHPGPAVFHDRMRGWKCCDIHVKEFDEFREVPPCTKGWHNANPAS from the exons GGCTGTGATGCCGTGTTTACCGAAGATGATAATCCTGAAGGTTCCTGCACTTACCATGCTTCC GGA CCTATATTTCATGATGGGATGAAAGAATGGAGTTGTTGCAAGAGGAGAAGTCACGATTTTAGCTTGTTTTTAGAAATTCCAGG ATGTAAGACAGGCAAACACACAACTGAAAAACCAGTGTTAACAAAAGCAACTCCAAAACCTGCAGTTTCTGCTCCTTCAGCAGCTCCTCCGTCCAGTACTTCAGCAAAAGAACTTTGCCCTAGATGTCAACAGGGCTTCTTTTGTTCAGATCATG GTTCACAAGCAAAAGAACCAAAGCATTCAGTTACAACAACACCTGCTGAAACCGATGTAGAAGCTCAAGTGCCTCCTGCTCCAGTGAAGAGGATTGATATAAACCAGCCGCAAACTTGCAAAAACAAGGGATGTGGGAAAACTTTCAAAGAAAGGGATAATCATGAGACTGCATGTAGTTACCATCCTGGGCCTGCTGTTTTTCATGACCGAATGAGAGGG TGGAAGTGCTGCGACATTCACGTGAAGGAATTTGACGAGTTCAGGGAAGTTCCACCATGCACCAAGGGATGGCATAATGCCAATCCAGCATCCTGA
- the LOC123226547 gene encoding cysteine and histidine-rich domain-containing protein RAR1-like isoform X2 gives MEKQQQNEQVVKLRCKRIGCDAVFTEDDNPEGSCTYHASPIFHDGMKEWSCCKRRSHDFSLFLEIPGCKTGKHTTEKPVLTKATPKPAVSAPSAAPPSSTSAKELCPRCQQGFFCSDHGSQAKEPKHSVTTTPAETDVEAQVPPAPVKRIDINQPQTCKNKGCGKTFKERDNHETACSYHPGPAVFHDRMRGWKCCDIHVKEFDEFREVPPCTKGWHNANPAS, from the exons GGCTGTGATGCCGTGTTTACCGAAGATGATAATCCTGAAGGTTCCTGCACTTACCATGCTTCC CCTATATTTCATGATGGGATGAAAGAATGGAGTTGTTGCAAGAGGAGAAGTCACGATTTTAGCTTGTTTTTAGAAATTCCAGG ATGTAAGACAGGCAAACACACAACTGAAAAACCAGTGTTAACAAAAGCAACTCCAAAACCTGCAGTTTCTGCTCCTTCAGCAGCTCCTCCGTCCAGTACTTCAGCAAAAGAACTTTGCCCTAGATGTCAACAGGGCTTCTTTTGTTCAGATCATG GTTCACAAGCAAAAGAACCAAAGCATTCAGTTACAACAACACCTGCTGAAACCGATGTAGAAGCTCAAGTGCCTCCTGCTCCAGTGAAGAGGATTGATATAAACCAGCCGCAAACTTGCAAAAACAAGGGATGTGGGAAAACTTTCAAAGAAAGGGATAATCATGAGACTGCATGTAGTTACCATCCTGGGCCTGCTGTTTTTCATGACCGAATGAGAGGG TGGAAGTGCTGCGACATTCACGTGAAGGAATTTGACGAGTTCAGGGAAGTTCCACCATGCACCAAGGGATGGCATAATGCCAATCCAGCATCCTGA